Genomic window (Rhododendron vialii isolate Sample 1 chromosome 4a, ASM3025357v1):
CTTGATGAAGGTAATGAAGACATGCGATAGTGTAAGGAAGAAGCTTCTAAGATAAGAAGACATGCAATAGTGTAAGGAAGAAGCTTCTAAGATAAGAATTATCATCTTCTATTTTCAGACGAATGTCCACGTAAGGCTGTCTGTGCTAACTTTGTTGAAGGTTTTGGGCATTGGACCTCATCACTAACTGTAGCTTCTTAATTGGAGTCCATCCTCTGACAATAAGCGTCAATGTGTAGAGGAAAAAAGGTAGATAGATGAGGCCAGGATGGCATACAGATTTGCTGATTTTTAAAACTCTGCTTTGGCAGGTCATGTATAACCTCCTTACTCCTTTGGATTGAACTTTTCTCAAATTACGTGTCAACAACTAAATCAACATTTATCGTTCATTTGCAATGAAATAGATTGCAACTTTGGAAAAAATTGCTACTAAAATTTACTGTATTGTAAACCCACAACATTTTCTTATCATGATATTTTCTGGCAACATTTTGAACCACAGTCCGGGAAAAGTAATATAACTTATCATCATGTTGCGATAGCTTTCAGtattccttcttttctttttctttttttattttggagtgTTTGCTTTGTGTGTTTAAGACTTTAAGTTCCAACAATTGTTGATCTTTAAATTCCATCATTCTGTGAAGGTTGATTTGACATCGCGTAAAGGTGCATCTAAAATGGCTGAGCAATTGTGAGGACTCACACACTCTTCCAAACAAAGAGAGTCTCAAGACGGAGGCAAACAAAGATAGAGCAGCTCGATCGGTCTTGGAAGGATTTTCTAAGTGCTGGTAAGTATGGAGTTTCTATGCGTATTCCTTATCAGGAAAGTGAGATCCGCCACTTGAGAATAGGGCATCTCTATTTGacatagacttttggtgttaaatatttgtctcaaggggaataatagaaggagaaaggaaactagATGCCCACGGACTAAATAGTGGGGCCTAAGAGGGGAGAAACTAGAGGTATTCAAAGAAAGAATGTCTCAAGAAGTACGGTGGGGAGTGGAAGGCgatagtgacaatatgtggaatacGATCGCTGACGGTATTAGAAGAATATCGAAGGAAGTTCTTGGCGAGTCGAAGGGAAAAGGTCCAATTTCTAAGGAgacatggtggtggaatgatGAGGTTCAAATCATAGTAAAAACAAAGAATgagtgctttaaaaagtggcaaaaggacTGGAATGTGGAAAATTTTCAGGATTATAAGCAAGTTAGCAAGGAAGCTAAGAAAGCCGTTAAGGATgctaagttgaaagcctatgagaatttctacgctagattcgatagtaaagatggagaaaatattatttataaacttgctaAGCTACGAAAACGGAAAGCGAGAGacgtttctcaagttaagtgtataaaaggtATTGATTCGGTGGTATTGGTGAAAGACGAGGCGATCAAGAATAGATGGAAGTCGTATTTCGATAAGTTGTTAAACGAGAAACATGACGGAGGCTTTGGTGGGgagaaagtgtatgtatttggcgagaacatagaatatgagttttatcggagaatacaaaagtttgaagtggttaaagctttgaaaaggatgaaaccgggtaaggctctaggaccagatggtatccctattgaagtgtggaaaagtctaggtgactTGGGGGCCAAAGTTGtttaacaagattattatgactagaaagatgcccgacgaatggagaaggagcaccttagtacctatctatacgaataaaggggatattcaaagctgcaacaactatagaggtattaaattgatgagtcatacgatgaagttatgggaaagagttattgagcatcgcttgaggatggtgactacgaTGTCAGAaaaacagtttgggttcatgccaggaagatcaaccatggaagctatctacctattaaggagattgGTACAAAAACatagagcaaagaagaaggatctttatatggttttcatagacttagaaaaggcttatgatagggtgcctagggacatcatatggtgggttctagagagaaaaagagtgaccaaagggtatattgaggtgattagagacatgtatgaagatgccgtcactaccattagatcaccagtaggggaaacgagtgaatttccaatcaccataagattgcatcaagggtcagccctGAGCCcatacctctttgccttagttatggatgaattgactagacaatttcaagaggatatttcatagtgtatgatgtttgcagatgatattgtcctcgtagatgaaaccgcaGGAGGTGTTAAtgcgaaactagaaatttggagggaaacattagagtcaaagggttttcggataagtaggagtaaaattgagtatatggtgtgcaagtttagtggtaccagtagtgcgcatgaagaaaaagtgatgatccaagaccaagagataccaaagagtgatcattttaggtatttaggctcaattattagtagagataaAGAGATTAttgatgatgtgacccataggatccaagtggagtggctcaagtggagaagTGCTattggtgtactatgtgacaaaaTGGTCCCtataaaattgaaggaaaaattctatagaactgccacaaaatcagcgatactttatgggacagaatgttgacctattaagaaacaacatgtgagcaaaatgagtgtagcggaaatgagaatgttgaggtagatgtgtggtaagactagacgagacaagattagaaatgaaacagtttgtgagatggtaggtgtagcacctatagaggagaagttgagaaAAAATAGGTTAAGATGGTTTGGGCATATCTACCGTAGACTAGaaaatgcagtagttaagagagcggataggatagctctaggtagcaatgttacgAGAAGAGGTAGACCTAAATTAACATTAGATACTGTAGTGCACAAAGATATGAGCATAATGGGTCTGTGTGAATAAATGactcttgacagagctcaatgaaggaaacggattcatgtagccgatcccaagtgattggaacataaagctcggtttggtttggttagggcATGAGAACCAGGTTGCCCGTGTAGCTTAGCAGTGCCATCGTTTCACATGtgacttgttttttatttgtgaatggTACAAACTACAAAGAGAATTCTTCCATTCTATATGCTTTTGCAGGGAATGTAAAGAGAACAATGATACCTTTCACAAGAGATTTATTTGGCTCAGTGATTTAAAAAGCGCGCGAAGCGCGCGCTATAGCGCAAAGCGCAGCGCAGCGCAGCTTCTGCGCTTCGAAGAGTGGCGATATAGCGCAGAACATCAAGGCGCAGAAAAGGCGCCAAGGCGCACACTATGGCGCAAGGCGCAGAAGCGCAAAGGCGCACGCCTTTTGTCTGTGATCCAAAAATTGATCCGATGGTGCAGATTCTGCAGAAAACACACACGATGCACTGAataatatttgcttttaagtCTAATTCCAACCCTAATTGGCTGATCGATCACACACGATACATACCCAGCAGCAGCCGAGCAGCTTCGGTGACAAGCGATCGACGATCGATCGAGACAGCAGCTTCAGGCTTCAGTTTCACTCTTCAGCAAGGTAAtctcctccacctcctcctcctcctcctccggttcttcttcttcttcttctttttcttcttcttcttcttctttctttcttcttcggttcttccttcttttttctttttcttcagtGGTGCTGCaaaaattttttcttcttcttctttttcctttttctttgtacgcctggttcttttctttttttgggcaatttttttcctctttttctttataggcctgtttcttttctttttttttctttttttttttaacctcctgggcaattttttttcttggaggAGGACCAAGTATGTTCCAAACTCACAAAAGGATAGAGACGTGTTTGGCATGCAATAAAAAGAGCTGCAttcccaatttctctctctctctctctctagtaaaCTGCCTTCATCCCTTTCATTCCGTCCATACTTCTTTTACTTGTACCATGAAATAAATTAATTTGCAAGTGTTTTTTTTAGTAAACATGAGTTTCAGTAATGTTTTGACTATTTCTCTTACTGATTGAGATAATACAGCTAAGGTAGCAGAAGATTAATTGGAAGAAGACCCTTTTTTGTATTTCTCCACTCCTGTCTGACCTTTTTATATGCTTCAAAAGTCATATTACCCGTGAAAGTTTCAAACCCAAGAATAATTTTAGCCATTTTTAGCAGCTACGTGAAAAATTATAGTCCCAGACAAATCAAATCTGttataagataaaaaaaaaatcctcgaCTGTGTATTTTTTGATCTTCTTCCAGACCTTCAGAATAGTTTTCAATATTCAATGCCACGTGCTTAATAGTTGTATTAATCTATCGAGGTACTATTTTCCTAGtaaaaaagttgagtttttccccttttaacaaaaaagaacatgaaagtagtagtagtactaattATTCCCTTTCACGTGTTGGCCAACTTGACCTGACAATCACTTGTGGCTACTGGAAAACATGCTCAATGTAGTATTTGTTTAAAGCAAACAAACATGCTTAATTTATTTCATGTTCACTtcatacctctctctctctccccatttgAGTCCTTCTGTTCTCTCATTAATTACCTTCTGGGCTGTTCCgctgttagattttttttttccagcagcTATATGTGTTTATGGTGTTATTTGTACTTGTTAATTGTAGATGACATCTGAAAATTCTAGTAAAAAGGACCCTGGTTGGAAGTATTGCGAAAAGGTTGATCCACACAATAATACAAAGTTGAAATGTATGTTTTGTAACGAAGTGAAAAATGGGGGTGTGTCAAGAATCAAGCAACACCTTGCAGGAGGAGCTAAAAGGAATACGGCGGCATGTCGCCGATGCCCACCTGAGGTTAGAGAGGAGATGAGGGAGTTTATACGTAAAAGGGATGAAACAAAGAGTCAAATTAAGTCTGTACCAGATTTTGATAATGCAATGAATGCTGATGATTATGATTATGACCTTGACCTGGATGATGATATTATTGAATCTAATCCCCGTTCTAAGAAATCTTCTACTCACGGAAGCACAACCTCCGCATCTATTCATTCTAAGCCTAAGAAACCAAGAAACATAGGGCCTCTCGACACTTACTACACTCCTGAaccagaggtggtggtggaaaatagAAAAGCCAAGGGCAAACAGCCAAAAATTGATGAGAATGAACCAtataagaaaatattgaaagacCGGGCTCATCAGGCTATTGCAAGGTGGATATATGATTGTGGGATACCTTTAAATGTTGTGAACAATGATAGTTTTGCGCCAATGATAGAGGCTATTGGGCAATACGGTCCGGGTTTGCCCCCACCAACTTATCATCAAGTGCGAGTCCCTCTTCTaaaaaaagaggtagaacaTGTTAACAAGTTGATGGAGGAGCACAAAAAAGACCAAGAACAATATGGGTGTACGCTAATGAGCGATGGGTGGACTGATAGGAAAAATAGAACATTGATGAATCTTTTGGTGAATTCTCCAAGGGGGACCATGTTTTTGAAATCCATGGATGCGTCTGGAATTGTAAAGGATGCAGAAAtgatatatgaattgcttgatgGGTGGGTGGAGCATATTGGAGAAGCAAACGTGGTTCAAGTTGTTACGGATAGTGCTGCGGCAAATGTGGCGGCAGGTGAGAATTTTTATTTGCTATTTGGTTGTGTTACTTAGTTGAAgttataaacaattaaaaatcacTTATTATTTTAGACTTCtagttctaacttctaacacCACTTATTTATAACAATTACCAGGGAGGTTGTTGGAGGCAAAACGACCTCACTTGTTTTGGTCTCCGTGTGCCGcccattgcttggacttgatgTTAGAAGACATTTTTAAGTTACCAAATTTGAAGACAACTTGGGAAAGGGCAATAATGATTCATGGTTATATTTATAATCGGCCCTCTTTGTTGAATATGATGAGGCAATTTACCCAAAGGAAGGAGCTCGTTAAGCCGGCAAAAACTCGATTTGCAACCGCTTTTTTGACTTTGCAAAGGGTTTATGAACAAAAGGGAAACTTAAGGAAGATGTTTACTTCAGAGAAGTGGACCAATAGCAAATGGGCAAAAGAGCAAGGAGGAAAACATGTAGAAAAAGTCATGTTGATGGCCTCATTTTGGAGGAATGTGCTCCTTGCCCTCAAGTTCGCATCCCCACTTGTTAAGGTACTTAGATTGGTTGATGGAGAAGTCAAGCCTCCAATGGGATACATTTATGAGGCTATGGATCGGGCTAAAGAAACTATTGCAAATTCATTCAATCAAAATAATGAGATGTATGATGAGGTCTTTAAAATAATCGACAAGAGGTGGGAATCCCAATTGCATCGGCCTTTGCATGCAGCTGGTTTTTACTTAAATcctgaatttttttacaaagatcCAGAGGCTTGCAAAGTTCCAGAAGTCATTGGAGGCCTATACAAATGTATCACAAAGTTGATTCCCAATAATGATACACAAGACCTTGTTTGTGCCGACTTGATGAAGTATGAGAGAGCTGAAGGACTCTTCGGTAACCCAATGGCAATAAGGCAAAGAAATACAAGGGCACCAGGTATCACCATGTTAACCTTAATCTAGTAACTAATTTAAGTCCTAAGAGTTGCACTTTAAGAATGTTTTCCAATATCAATATGCTATGGTGTGCAGCTGACTGGTGGGCCTCATTTGGTCATGACACTCCCGACTTGCAAAAATTTGCCGTCAAAGTTCTTAGCCTTACTTGTAGTTCCTCGGGATGCGAGCGTAATTGGAGTGTCTTTGAGCATGTGAGTATATGATAATCAAGTTCATTCATTGACTTCCTTTAGTTATGTATGATCATGAATTTAAGTCCCTTGTATAATTAATTGTTAATGCAGATTCACACCAAAAAAAGGAATAGACTTGCTCAAAATCGTCTCAATGATTTGGTATTTGTTAAGTACAATAGAGCATTGAGACGCCCATACCTCAAACGTGATCGCATTGATCCTATATCCTTGAAAGATATTGATGAGAGCAATGAATGGTTGGTTGggaagatggaggaagaagtTGTGTTTGAGGGTGATGATTTGAATTGGGATGATGTTGCTTTAGCTTCTGGAGCCGAAGAACCAAGGAAAACAACTAGAGCATCAAGTTCAAAGTCAACAGACTCAATACCTATCGCAAAAATGGCAAAACCAACTCCAAAAGCTAAGGCTTCAAGAGGAAAGACATCTATTATAGATGAGGTGATTGAAGAGGGAGAATGGGAGACAGATGATGATGAGGAGGAAgatgtggaaggatataaatcAGAATCatcagatgatgatgatgaaattgaagatgaagTTCTTGGTTTTGAGAATGATGATTAATGTCTATGCATGACTCTAGATTTTGTTGCCTTTAATCCTTTTGTTATGTCTCTAAGGCTAAACATTATTATGTTAGcttttcatggatgatatgcTATGTTTCGTGTTTGGTACTTTCGTTTAAccattgacatgttatgttttatgacattttAAAGTTTTGCAAGTGTTTGTGTTAAAAACTTGTtctaatagaattttttttttttgcgcttcGCGTCAATAAAGCGTGCGCCGCGCCTTGCGCCTTGCGCTAAAGCCCCTAGGGACTATTGCGCCTTGGTGCGCCTttcgccatttaaaacactgATTTGGCTTGATCAAgcttagatatttcaaacatattgTCATATCTGGAAGAAAAGATCTGTAGAATAAAGTTCTAGTATGTACATTTTGATGGTGGCTTTTATTCTTTAGGCCATCAAGTGCTTCTTCCAGCTGGATAGAATCTGATTTTACTCCCTTCGATATGAAAATTCTCAGGTGTGTATCCCTGGTACTATGTATCTCTTTAATAAGACAATGAATGAgagctctttattttctttggtcCAAGTTGTTTTCATGTGCTAGGTCCAAGTTGTTTTCATGTGCTACTAGAAATTATTTTCTCGTGATGAGCAACAAGATACTGGACCACATCCCAACTTCAGCAGCCCTTCTTTTTTAACCTCACTTGAATACATAGTGCTTATTTGTTGTTAAAAACAGATAAATAAAATTGGAAATCAGCAGCTTTCACTGTGATATGTTGGGGGCCATACAGGAGGGCGGGCCTTGGCGCAGGGATAGGTTAAGAAGGCCTAAACAACCTCTCTACGTGTGGGAGCCTTGTGCCCTTGACTGCCATTTTTCTTTAGAGGCTATGGAGGGTTCTGGACGGCAGCCTAGAGGCCGGCTGAGAACAGCAGGTAGATTGTACtgtttactctctctcttttttccggGTGTACTGTTTACTATTTACCCAATCAAGTGGGGTTTCTAAAGATGAAGTTTAGTTTAACATCCTCTGTTTAGAAAGCCATTTTAGACGGGTATGCTCACACATGTTGACAGCAATCTTTTCCGTGGTAGCAAAGAGAAGATGCCTTTCCACAAgaaccaaaatatttttatttgtggtcaACATCAATCTTGGTTGCACCCATAATGCTTTTGACGAGTAGAATCTCCCTTTTGCAGTCTGTAAGTAAATGCATAATTGGTTTCGTATACAGTGGTGGGTATTGCAACtatgttttaaacaaagatACATTTAGATATACATAAAGGTTTTAGAACCATTAATATACCGAATTGTGAGGTACGTATACCAATCGTAAGATTTATTCAAACATAAGATAAGTTTAATGATACGCATCGGTGTTACCTATAAACGTACTGAATCGTAGGATACGCATCGTCAATTGGTTTTGGCAACGCTAAATCATAGGATATGCATCGTCAATTGATTTTGGCAACACTAATACACCTAACTCTGATTCCCCTAATACTTTCAAATAAAACATAACTCTTTAGCTGTTTTCTATGAGCTTTTGTTAGACTAATAATTGTTAGCAACTGTCAACTAGCTCTCTCAGCAATGTCACTTCCAATTTGTTGGGTGATTATTTGAAGTGATAGCTTCGCATTGCCAACATTTTTTAATGGTTGTCTTGCCATGCTTGCcccttgatttgttttgttattaGTAGTTTCTAAGGAATTTATTTGTATATCGGATTGCATAAGCCCATGCCAAACCCATGATTTCTCTTTGAGGACCCAAAAACTGTCCGATAACAGCCATCTTCCCGCCCATTTTTGCTTATTTTCGTATGCAAGTTAAGTGACTTGTTGCAAAGAAGAGCCTCCTTTACACTTACTGGTGTGGAGTTCAAAAATATACACCCTCTTGAAATGAGAATAAATTGTATCCACCGCCGGTGTAAAATCCCACTTTTCCACCACCGTTTATTGTGGGCCCCACTGATTGTCTATTATTGTAatatgaaccgttcatattaGAAGACACGCAATATTGtattgccattcaaaaaaatcagctttatcgaaagtcgatagatatatcaaaatttgaattttggttgatAAAATGGACCATctgatttttgtcaataataataaagataaactattcattttacaaagtaaaattcaatttttgatactcctatcgatgtcagattaagttttttttttttgcatagatacACTATTATGTAGGGTTTACaagataaacggttcagatcaacaaAAAACACACAGTAAGACCGAAAAAGGCGGTGATGGAAAAGTGGGGTTTTCCACTGCctgtggaaagaatttaatctcgaAATTGAGTTATGCAATTAAGATTTGTGGTTTTATCTAGATTCAACATATGGTCTAGATTTGAGAATAAGTCGTACCCAATGCTCCAAATTCCTACATTTAGTCGGGTCTGTtacattttttgataactcagatgCCTGGATCAACTTATGCACACCTCGATTTATTCTTGGGGTCCAATCTCACCGTTCACTTGCGGGGAGCCCAAATCGGAGCAAAGTTCCATATGGACGgacccaaaggagttgatatcaccttaagaggtttcgaacctaAGACTTAAGagttaggagggagcaaactccTAAGTCGCAAGCCTTGACTACTGGGCCAACCCTTTTGGGAATGAATGTGTTTTATGATCCATTTTGCATGTAATGCTACCGTTGCTGAAAAACCTGGCCTACTCCATACAGAACAGTACAGAAATGCAGATGCATTGCCACTAAAAACGGCCATGCTTTCAAAACTATTGCGTACAAGCAATAGACATGGTAACCCAGCATAAGTGACTTGACTGACTGTAGATGATAAGCGCCCCTTGTGACATTGCCACCATCCTCTGTATCAATGTCAAGTTCTCTTTTTCATCCTTTTTTGAAAACAGGGGAATGGGGCATTGATTTGGTATCAACCCAGTTGGAGAAAAGTTGAAACCCTAATTGgagttgaagagagagagagagagagactgagagtgACTAGGTTCACAGAAACTACCAAAAAACATGGGACGGCGGCTTCCTAATTCATGTGTACCTACCTGATCTACTTCCACAAGGCATATGACTTTGCAAAACAAGGTGAATGTTCCTTTCTCCCAAGTATCTTGACTCAGCCATTTCTCACTTCCACAAGGCATATGACTTTGCAAAAGAAGGTGAATGTTCCTTTCTCCCAAGTATCTTGACtcagccatctctctctctctctctctctctctctctctctctctctctctctctctctctctctctctctctctctctctctctctctctctctcaatattgCTAGTATATAAGCATGTTACACTTCCAACCTAGGCTGGCATAACAGCCTTCACTTCTCATCTTCTTCTCTGTTTATCGATCTCCATTACccgactctctctctatctttctacCCTTAGCATTGCACATGGCTCTCTTAAAAACAGTTTCTCttgctttctttgttttgttgatcTGTTGCAAATCACCATCCTCAGAAGCGAGGGTGCTCTTGAGCAAGGAGAAGGAGGTGCCTTCTATGGAAGACAGTTTGATCCTAAGTGCCCTGCCCAAGGGCACGACTCCGCGTTCTTCCCCGAGTCACAAAGGTCATGCAATGGCCACCATTAATGAACGGCTCTATGTACTCCCTATTCCACACGAAGACCGGGTTTTGCAGCAGTCGGTCCCTAGTCCCGGAGTCGGCCATTAGACTCGTCTACCTCTTACAAATATACATCTACCCTCTTTTTCAAGACAATCTATAGCTGcatatataaaaacataaataaagtATGCTTGCTTAATTTTCTGTTCCTTAAAGTTTGATGTATCAAGTCTAAGAGATTATACAACATGTTTCTATTCCCTGTTTAAATGCAAGGACATGCCCCAGTTCAGCAAATGATAGTACGCACTCAATAGCAGTACTGTATTAGTCAGCCATGTGCAATGTTAGCACGGGACAGAAGTAGCGAGTTTCACGGTAATAATGAAATAGAGTGGATTTGCATCTGAAAATGTTGTATACGGAGTAGATAAGATATAATAAATGGCATACAAGTAGCGAGTCTCATGTTAATAATGAAATAAAGAGGATTTGTATCCGAAAATGTTGGATACGTAAGTAGGTAAGATAATAAATGGCACGGGACAGAAGTAGCGAATCTCATGTTAGTAATAAATAGCGAGGGacatttttgctttttgtctCGGTAATTCTCCTCACCGTAATAACTTTGTTCTTGGTTTTGCTTCAGACCAACAAATACACATCTCTTATTATGATTATGATTCTGgcttgaaaataaattaaataatcaaCGTTTCATGGGGGACCTCTAATTAAGTTGGAGTCATTTATAATGACTATGAATTATTATTGTTCAGTATACGGTACtaatcagtttttgttttttgttttttttttgtacattggAAATTATGTTAATCAGTAATTATTTATTGGCAAAACGAAAGCTACTGAAAACTATATTATTCAGTAATTATTCAACAGATCAACGGCTGATAAGAGTTGGCAAAAAGTCAAAATGTATGATTCAACAGATCATCAATTACTGattaaatgtcaaaaaaaatattatgcatTTTAATCAGTAATCTTCAGCCAATATTATTCAACAGATCATCAACCCATTAAAAAGTCTTGAAAGAATTGGCTGGCAACTTTGAAATATTTTGGGTAGTTTAGGCCCATTTCGCCCCAAAACCAGTTTTGATCCGGGAAATTACAAGTGCATTGGGCTTTTTCAGTATCAAAGATTCTGAACCCttcctatttatttattttttgttacacaGACCTTCACTAATTCAACTTGCTGATTTCCGCAAACACGATGTCCTCGACAGAGTTCAATAGAAAacacggattcatgtagccgatcccaattgattgagacttaaGTCTCGGTTTGGTTAGGTTAGGTCCTACTTGGTTACATATATATTAAGAGTGttgctacagggaccgaattgggggaccgaattcggaccgacggccgccggcgggccgtctccggccaccggacggccgatccgagccgtccaaaaattctaaaaaaaaaaaccgaggggccccacgcgggaatcaacgtcatccgaggtgtgtagggtgcttgatcggagcaccccttttcgtgtgtatatgtatatttccggtggccggagacggcccgccggcggccgtcggtccgaattcggtcccccaattcggtccctgtagcatttttgatatATTAAAGCAATACAATAATTGGCTACTAGGGATTGATTAGGACTAAGGTAGTAATTCCTGCCACCCAGATTTCAACAATGGAATAAGGTTTGAGACCCTTGATTCCGTTATTTGTTTCATTTCCACCGGAAAGGAAAGAAGGCTaggctatttttttttgaatcaaagCCCATTTCATTAAAAGCCAAAATAGGCTAAGTACAGCGAATCCAT
Coding sequences:
- the LOC131323409 gene encoding uncharacterized protein LOC131323409 translates to MTSENSSKKDPGWKYCEKVDPHNNTKLKCMFCNEVKNGGVSRIKQHLAGGAKRNTAACRRCPPEVREEMREFIRKRDETKSQIKSVPDFDNAMNADDYDYDLDLDDDIIESNPRSKKSSTHGSTTSASIHSKPKKPRNIGPLDTYYTPEPEVVVENRKAKGKQPKIDENEPYKKILKDRAHQAIARWIYDCGIPLNVVNNDSFAPMIEAIGQYGPGLPPPTYHQVRVPLLKKEVEHVNKLMEEHKKDQEQYGCTLMSDGWTDRKNRTLMNLLVNSPRGTMFLKSMDASGIVKDAEMIYELLDGWVEHIGEANVVQVVTDSAAANVAAGRLLEAKRPHLFWSPCAAHCLDLMLEDIFKLPNLKTTWERAIMIHGYIYNRPSLLNMMRQFTQRKELVKPAKTRFATAFLTLQRVYEQKGNLRKMFTSEKWTNSKWAKEQGGKHVEKVMLMASFWRNVLLALKFASPLVKVLRLVDGEVKPPMGYIYEAMDRAKETIANSFNQNNEMYDEVFKIIDKRWESQLHRPLHAAGFYLNPEFFYKDPEACKVPEVIGGLYKCITKLIPNNDTQDLVCADLMKYERAEGLFGNPMAIRQRNTRAPADWWASFGHDTPDLQKFAVKVLSLTCSSSGCERNWSVFEHVSI